CCCGGCCGTACCGGGTGACGACCCGGGTCACGTCGTGGTTGGAGAGCACCCAGGTGGCCGGCGCGTCGATCGTGGCGTGTTCGGCCAGCGTCCCGTCGATGCTCTCCCGCAGCGCCGCCGCGTCCCAGGCACAGCTGAGGAAGTCGAAGTTGAAGGCGGTGTGCAGTTCGTCCGGGCGCAGGTAGTTGGTGAACCGTTGCCGGTCCGGCAGCCACACCTCGCCGATCAGTGCACGCGGCTCCGGGTAGCCGTCGGCGATCCGTCGCCAGCTCCGGTAGATGTCGTGTACGCCGTCCAGGTCGTGGAACGGGTGTGCCGCACCGGCGACAACCTCGGGCAGGGTGGCGTCCTTGAGCAGCAGCGCCGCCGAGTCGATCCGGATGCCGTCGACGCCCCGGTCGAGCCAGAACCGCAGGATGTCCTCGAACTCGGCGCGTACCCGGGGGTGGTCCCAGTTGAAGTCCGGCTGCTGGGCGGCGAAGAGGTGCAGGTACCAGTCGCCGGCCGTACCGTCCGGGTTGGTGGTCCGGGTCCAGGTTCCGCCGCCGAACTCGCCGATCCAGTCGGTCGGTGGCTGGTCGCCGTCCGGGCCGCGTCCCGGCCGGAACCAGAACAGGTCCCGCTCCGGTGCGTCCGGCCCGCCGGCCAGGGCGGCCTGGAACCAGGGGTGCTGGTCCGAGCAGTGGTTGGGCACCAGGTCGGCAATGATCCGCAGGCCCTGTCCGTGTGCTTCGGTGATCAGCTCCTCGACCTCGGCGAGCGACCCGAAGACCGGTTCGATGGCCCGGAAGTCGGCGACGTCGTAGCCGGCGTCGGCCATCGGCGACGGATACCAGGGACCGAACCAGATGGCGTCGACACCGAGCTCGGACAGGTAGCCCAGCCGCTTCCGGATGCCGGCGATGTCGCCGATGCCGTCGCCGTTGGCGTCGGCGAAGCTGCGGGGGTAGACCTGGTAGATCACCGCGTCTCGCCACCACCGGGGGCGCTCTGATGTGGACACGAGTACCTGCTCTCTGGATCGGTCCGGTGTCGATGACACCGGCACCTGCGCGCTGGGGTCCGAGCGGTCGTCGTCGACCACCGATCGGGTGAGGAACCTGACCCCCACGGATGTGAGGCTCTATCGGCCGGATACGGCCATGATCGGCTCAGCCCTTCATGCTGCCCACCGGCCGTCCGCCGGCCCGGCCGTCAGCTGTGCCGGCGGCAGCCGCAGCGCGCTGCCCAGCCTCGATCGCTTCATGACGACACCCTTTCTGGGGTGGCGCGCGGGAGTGTGAAGTGGGATCCCCTCGCGTGTCTTGTTTCGTGCCGATGACGATACAAACCCGAGTGGAAGACTGCAATAACCCGACAGCACTCTGAAAGATAACGACTGGAGTCGTCCAGACTTTGGGCAGGGCCATGGTGACCGTCGAACGGGGCAACCGGGGACCGAGGCGTACCGCCCGGACGCGCGGAAGTGGCCGGTCAGCCGGCGACCGCGAGCCGGATGAGCTGGCCAGTCGCCGGCGAGGGGGCCGGGAGCGACGGACCGGGGCGCGGGTCAGCGCGGCCGGACGAGCCGAGCCGACGGACCTGACCGGACCGGACCGGGAAGCGCGCGGCCGGACGGACCGGTCAGGGCGCCACCGGACGGACCGGGGTCGGGCGGCGTCGGGTGGACCGGACCTGACCGGGGAGCGCGGCCGGGCGGCGTGGGCCGGTGGGAGGTCCTGGTCAGTGGCCGGGTGCCGGCGCGGTCGAGCCGCGTACCACGAGCTCGGGTTCGAAGAGCAGTTCGTCGTTGAGTACCCCGACGCCCTCGATCTGATTGACCAGCAGGTCCACCGCAGCCTGCCCCATCATCTCGATCGGCTGCCGGACGGTGGTCAGCGGCGGATCGGTGCAGGTCATCAGGGCCGAATCGTCGTAACCGACCACCGAGACGTCCGCCGGCACCGACCGGCCCAGCCGGCGGGCGGCCCGGATCGTACCCAGCGCCATGACGTCGCTGGCGCAGATCACCCCGGTCACACCGCGCTCGATCAGCTTGCTCGCCGCGACCCGGGCGCCCTCCATCGAGAAGCTGGAGCGCTCGACACACTCCTCGCCCTCGCTCCAACCGGCGATGTTCGCCATCGCGGCCAGCTTCCGCCGCGACGGCACGTGGTCGGCCGGACCCAGCACCAGACCGATCCGCTCGTGTCCGAGCGACCGCAGATGCCCGTACGCCTGCTCGACCGCCACCGCGTCGTCGCTCGACACGCAGGGAAAGCCCAGCTCGTCGACACCGGCGTTGACCAGTACGACGGGCAGGCCCCGGTCGGTCAGCCGCCGGTAGTGGTCGTGCTGGGCGTCGGCCAGCGCGTACGAGCCACCGGCGAAGATCACTCCGGAGACCTGGTGGTCCAGCAGCATCTCCACGTAGTCCATTTCGGAGATACCGCCGATGGTCCGGGCACAGAGCGCCGGGATGAAGCCGCGTTGGGCCAGCGAACCGGTGACCACCTCGGCCAGGGCGGGGAAGATCGGGTTCTGTAGCTCCGGAAGCACCAGCCCGACCAGCCGGGCCCGTTCGCCGCGCAGCTTGCTGGGTCGCTCGTAGCCGAGCACGTCCAGCGCGGTGAGCACGGCCACCCGGGTGCTCTCGGAGACGCCGCCCCGGCCGTTGAGCACCCGGCTCACCGTGGCCTCGCTGACCCCGGCCTTCCGGGCCACCTCGGTGAGTCTTCTGGTCACGGCCGCGATCGTACGACAGGGACTTGCAAAAACCGAACCAAAGTTCGCCGCGCTACTGCAACAAACCGCGCACCGCCGTCTCAATCGCCCGATGGAAGGTCGGATAGGCGTAGATCATGCTAGCCAGGGTGGTCACCGGGACCTCGGCGTGCACCGCCACGACCAGTGCGCTCAGCACCTCACCGCCGACCGGGCCGGCCGACGTCGCGCCGACCAGCACCCCACGGTCGGCGTCGGCGACCAGTTTGATGAAGCCCGCGTCGCCCACCTCGTGGATCCAGCCCCGGGTCGAGTCGGAGAGCGGGGTGAAGCCGACCCGGACGTTCAGTCCCCGCTCCCGGGCCTGCCGTTCGGTCAGCCCGACCGCGCCCACCTCGGGATCGGTGAAGGTGACCCGGGGCAGGGCACGGTAGTCGGCCCGCCGGCCACCGCCGTCGCCGTCGCCGTCCACGCCGGCACCGGCCGGACCGGTCCCGACGCCCGCCCGGCGCAGGATGTCGTCGATCGCGATCCCGGCCTGGTACATCGCCACGTGCGTGAAGGCGCCGTGCCCGGTCAGGTCGCCGACCGCCCAGATCCCGTCGGCCGCCCGCATCCGGTCGTCCGTCTCCAGGAACCGTTTCGTCGGATCGAGCCCGACGGTCTCCAGCCCGAGCGTGTCCAGTACGGCCCGCCGGCCCGTCGCCACCAGCAGCCGCTCGCCACGGAGCTGGTCCCCACCGGCCAGGTGGACGGTGAACCCGGTGCCGTCGTGCTCGACCCGCTCGGCACCGGCCCCGGTGTGCACCGTGACCCCGTCCGCGCGCAACGCGGCGGCGACCCGCTCCGACGACTCCGGCTCCTCCAGGGCCAGCACCCGCGCGCCGGCCTCGATCACGCTGACCCGTACGCCGAACCGGGCGAAGACCTGTGCGAGTTCCACGCCGATCGCCCCGCCGCCCAGTACCACCAGCGATTCGGGCAGCTCGGCGACCTCGATCGCCTCCCGGTTGGTCCAGTACGGGGTGCCGGCCAGTCCCGGTACCGGCGGGATGACCGGAGTGGTCCCCGTACCCAGGACAACACCGACCCGGGCCCGGTAGACCTCCTCGCCGACCTGGACCAGGCCGGGACCGGCCAGCGTGCCAGTACCACGGACGAGTCGGCCGCCCTTGGAGGTCAACCGCTCGGCCCCGGCGTCGTCGGTCCAACCGGCGGTGGCCTCCTCGCGGATCCGCTTGGCCACGGTGGTCCAGTCCGACTCGACCTGAGCCCGGCCGGCCAGCTGGTCGACCCGGTGCGCTTCGGCCAGGGCGTTGCCGGCCCGGATCATGATCTTGCTCGGTACGCACCCCCAGAACGGACACTCCCCGCCGACCAGGCGATGTTCGATGCCCACGACCGACAGGCCGGCCTCGGCGAGCCGGTTCGCCG
The nucleotide sequence above comes from Plantactinospora soyae. Encoded proteins:
- a CDS encoding LacI family DNA-binding transcriptional regulator, which encodes MTRRLTEVARKAGVSEATVSRVLNGRGGVSESTRVAVLTALDVLGYERPSKLRGERARLVGLVLPELQNPIFPALAEVVTGSLAQRGFIPALCARTIGGISEMDYVEMLLDHQVSGVIFAGGSYALADAQHDHYRRLTDRGLPVVLVNAGVDELGFPCVSSDDAVAVEQAYGHLRSLGHERIGLVLGPADHVPSRRKLAAMANIAGWSEGEECVERSSFSMEGARVAASKLIERGVTGVICASDVMALGTIRAARRLGRSVPADVSVVGYDDSALMTCTDPPLTTVRQPIEMMGQAAVDLLVNQIEGVGVLNDELLFEPELVVRGSTAPAPGH
- a CDS encoding dihydrolipoyl dehydrogenase family protein: MHVDVDGTVGADVTADVDVVVVGLGVGGEETANRLAEAGLSVVGIEHRLVGGECPFWGCVPSKIMIRAGNALAEAHRVDQLAGRAQVESDWTTVAKRIREEATAGWTDDAGAERLTSKGGRLVRGTGTLAGPGLVQVGEEVYRARVGVVLGTGTTPVIPPVPGLAGTPYWTNREAIEVAELPESLVVLGGGAIGVELAQVFARFGVRVSVIEAGARVLALEEPESSERVAAALRADGVTVHTGAGAERVEHDGTGFTVHLAGGDQLRGERLLVATGRRAVLDTLGLETVGLDPTKRFLETDDRMRAADGIWAVGDLTGHGAFTHVAMYQAGIAIDDILRRAGVGTGPAGAGVDGDGDGGGRRADYRALPRVTFTDPEVGAVGLTERQARERGLNVRVGFTPLSDSTRGWIHEVGDAGFIKLVADADRGVLVGATSAGPVGGEVLSALVVAVHAEVPVTTLASMIYAYPTFHRAIETAVRGLLQ
- a CDS encoding glycoside hydrolase family 13 protein produces the protein MSTSERPRWWRDAVIYQVYPRSFADANGDGIGDIAGIRKRLGYLSELGVDAIWFGPWYPSPMADAGYDVADFRAIEPVFGSLAEVEELITEAHGQGLRIIADLVPNHCSDQHPWFQAALAGGPDAPERDLFWFRPGRGPDGDQPPTDWIGEFGGGTWTRTTNPDGTAGDWYLHLFAAQQPDFNWDHPRVRAEFEDILRFWLDRGVDGIRIDSAALLLKDATLPEVVAGAAHPFHDLDGVHDIYRSWRRIADGYPEPRALIGEVWLPDRQRFTNYLRPDELHTAFNFDFLSCAWDAAALRESIDGTLAEHATIDAPATWVLSNHDVTRVVTRYGRADTTFSFASKREGTYTDLELGTVRARAAALLSLSLPGAAYVYQGEELGLWEVEDIPPALRQDPMFPRSGFVDPGRDGCRVPLPWTGDAAPFGFSPDDATTVPWLPQPAAWKDQTVQAQTSDPHSMLELYRQAIRLRRELPALGNGTLHWLPAPDGVLAFARDPGFACVVNLSDTPVPIPPHQDKLLASRPVDGDLLPPDTAVWLRM